TCGGCAGCGCCCTGCCCGCCCAATCGGCATAGGCACGCGCATCGGCGAAGGCGATGTGGACCACCGGCAGCGTGTCGCGCCCGGCAAGGTCGCTCGTCGGCCCTTCCGGATGGCGCCAGTCCGCGCCTTTCACATAGCGCCACCACTGGCTGGGCGCGACGGGAAGCATGCCGGGGCCGGGCGGCGCGAAGACGATCGATCCGCCTTCACGCTCGGCCTGGGTGACATGGCCGGTCGCGGCGACGAATGCGGCATATTGCCGGTTGGTCACCTCATGCCGGTCGATCCAGAAACCTTTGACCGTTGCGGCATAGCGCGGCGCCTCTTCCTGGTAGCTGCGGTCGCTCCCGAACTGTGCCGGTCCACCCGCCACCCAGACCTCATCGTCGGCCAACGCCGGGCAACCGCTGGCGCCAGCCCCCTCCGCGGAGCCGTCATCGCCAGCCACGCCCGCCAGCAGCAGGACCGCGGTGAGTGCGGCGGCACGCCGGATCATGGCCTGTAGACCGAGGGCTGCGGCGGGATGACGCCGACATCCTTCGCATAGGCATCCCAGGCGGCCTTCAACTGCGCCAGCCGCTCGGGCTCTTCCTCGCTCAGGTCACGCGTCTCGCCCGGATCCTCAGCGATGTTGAACAGCTTCCACATGCCATCGCCGACATCGGTGATCTTCCAGTCGCCCTGTCGGATCGCGCGCGATCCGAACAGCTCGACGCCATAGGCATCGTCCGCGCCGTAGACCGCCGGCGCCTTTCCGCGGAGATGCGCGACCCAACTCTTGCCGCGGATCGGCTGCACCGCGCGGCCCTGAAAGCGGCCGGCGGGATCGGGGACGCCGGCGAGTTCGAGGAAGGTCGGCAGCACATCCGCCACCGACAGAAAGCTGCGATCGACGCTGCCCGGCGTGCCCCCGGCATGGGTGAGGAAGGAAACCGCGCGTGTGCCGCCCTCGGTTGCGTAGGCCTTGTAGAGCCAGGACGGGGCGGTCGCCGCCTGCGCCCAGCCGGGGCCGTAGCCGAGATAGGAGGTGGCGGCGCCGCGATTGTCGAAGCTGTTGTCCGCCCCGTCATCCAGCTTGTTGATGCCCACCATCTCGCTGGTCGCGATATCGAGCCCTTCCGCGCCATTGTCGGCCAGGAACAGAATCACCGTATTCTCATAGTCGCCGCTGCGCTTGAGTTCGGCGATGACGCGGCCGACATTCTTGTCGAGCCGATCGACCATCGCCGCGTAGATCTCCATGTCGCGCGCGGCGGTGCGGCGCTGCTCGCGGCTGAGCTGGTTCCAGCCGCCATGTTTCAGCACCGGCGCATGCGCCGGCCGGGCGGGATCATAGAGGCCCAGTTCGGCCTGCCGCTTCAGCCGGCGCCCGCGCAGCGCCTCGAAGCCCTCATCATAGCGGCCCTTATACCTTGCGATATCCTCCCTTGGCGCCTGCAGCGGCCAGTGCGGCGCGGTGAAGGCGAGATAGGCGAAGAAGGGT
The window above is part of the Sphingomonas sanxanigenens DSM 19645 = NX02 genome. Proteins encoded here:
- a CDS encoding arylsulfatase, with the protein product MRSALIVALLLVAGATPAAAEDKPRPNFLIIVADDLGYSDIGAFGGEIDTPNLDALATEGVRFIGFHTAPTCSPTRSMLLSGTDNHRAGLGTMAELIAPNQKGKPGHEGYLRPDTATLAELLGAGGYRTLFSGKWHLGVAPGQDPHDRGFQRSFALLQGGHNHFGVGASNDPLKGATYTEQGRRLSQVPQDFYSSDYFTTRLIDFLGEAKAAPGGAKPFFAYLAFTAPHWPLQAPREDIARYKGRYDEGFEALRGRRLKRQAELGLYDPARPAHAPVLKHGGWNQLSREQRRTAARDMEIYAAMVDRLDKNVGRVIAELKRSGDYENTVILFLADNGAEGLDIATSEMVGINKLDDGADNSFDNRGAATSYLGYGPGWAQAATAPSWLYKAYATEGGTRAVSFLTHAGGTPGSVDRSFLSVADVLPTFLELAGVPDPAGRFQGRAVQPIRGKSWVAHLRGKAPAVYGADDAYGVELFGSRAIRQGDWKITDVGDGMWKLFNIAEDPGETRDLSEEEPERLAQLKAAWDAYAKDVGVIPPQPSVYRP
- a CDS encoding formylglycine-generating enzyme family protein; the encoded protein is MIRRAAALTAVLLLAGVAGDDGSAEGAGASGCPALADDEVWVAGGPAQFGSDRSYQEEAPRYAATVKGFWIDRHEVTNRQYAAFVAATGHVTQAEREGGSIVFAPPGPGMLPVAPSQWWRYVKGADWRHPEGPTSDLAGRDTLPVVHIAFADARAYADWAGRALPSEEQFEFAARAGGAESLEQPAPRKANTWQGRFPVENDAADGHRGLAPVGCYDTNALGLNDMIGNAWEWTQSWYLPGHGPTAEAGEPNRSFDPAQPGVRARVIKGGSFLCAPNYCARYRPEARHAQAELAGASHLGFRTVARPVR